In the Aromatoleum bremense genome, one interval contains:
- a CDS encoding segregation and condensation protein A: protein MNLPLELVPAETVAQVEAVARLYGEPLLELPKDLYIPPDALEVILEAFEGPLDLLLYLIRKSNLNVLDIPMAALTAQYLVYVEAMRRHNLELAADYLLMAATLLEIKSRMLLPRPQREGAEDDSDPRAELVRRLLDYEQMKLAGARLELLPRAERDYERVSIFVAEKVVERLPEVSLHDLQLAWLKIMKKARLMQHHQVRRDELSVREHMSAILRKLGGGAFVVFDTLFEPARGPAGLVVSFLAVLELVKERLVQVAQNEPFAPIYVKLADAADDA, encoded by the coding sequence ATGAATCTTCCTCTCGAGCTTGTTCCCGCGGAGACGGTCGCTCAGGTCGAGGCCGTCGCGCGCCTTTACGGCGAGCCGCTGCTCGAACTGCCGAAGGACCTGTACATTCCTCCGGACGCGCTGGAGGTGATCCTCGAGGCGTTCGAGGGCCCGCTCGATCTATTGCTGTACCTGATCCGCAAATCGAATCTGAACGTCCTCGACATCCCGATGGCAGCGCTGACCGCGCAATATCTCGTTTACGTCGAGGCGATGCGCAGACACAATCTCGAACTCGCCGCGGACTACCTGTTGATGGCCGCGACGCTGCTCGAGATCAAGTCGCGCATGCTGTTGCCGCGCCCGCAGCGCGAAGGCGCCGAGGACGACAGCGACCCGCGGGCGGAACTCGTCCGCCGGCTGCTCGATTACGAACAGATGAAGTTGGCGGGGGCACGGCTGGAGCTGCTGCCGCGCGCCGAGCGCGACTACGAGAGGGTGAGCATATTCGTCGCCGAGAAGGTCGTCGAGCGCCTGCCCGAAGTGAGCCTGCACGACCTTCAGCTCGCGTGGCTGAAGATCATGAAGAAGGCGCGCCTGATGCAGCATCACCAGGTGAGACGGGACGAGCTGTCGGTGCGCGAGCATATGAGCGCGATCCTGCGCAAGCTCGGCGGTGGTGCTTTCGTCGTATTCGACACGCTGTTCGAACCCGCGCGCGGGCCCGCGGGACTCGTGGTGAGTTTTCTCGCGGTGCTCGAACTCGTCAAGGAAAGGCTGGTGCAGGTGGCGCAGAACGAACCCTTCGCGCCGATATACGTGAAGCTCGCCGATGCAGCCGACGACGCCTGA
- a CDS encoding L-threonylcarbamoyladenylate synthase, protein MAQYFVLHPEQPQPRLIRQAAEIMRSGGLVAFPTDSAYALGGLTGDASVLLRIRKIRGVDERHHFTLMCRDLSEIATYARVDNMQYRLLKATTPGPYTFILEGTKELPRRVLHPKRKTIGLRVPDHPVVAALLAELDEPILTSTLLLPGEDLPLTDAEEIRDRMEKQVELVIEAGFCGPEVTTIIDLTSGVPVLVRAGKGDPSPFGLEA, encoded by the coding sequence ATGGCTCAATATTTCGTACTTCATCCCGAGCAGCCTCAACCCCGGCTGATTCGCCAGGCGGCCGAAATCATGCGATCCGGCGGCCTGGTGGCGTTTCCGACCGATTCCGCATATGCGCTGGGTGGCCTGACCGGTGACGCGAGCGTGCTGCTGCGCATCCGCAAGATCCGCGGGGTGGATGAACGGCACCATTTCACGCTGATGTGCCGCGACCTCTCGGAAATCGCCACTTATGCGCGGGTCGATAACATGCAGTACCGCTTGCTGAAGGCAACGACTCCCGGCCCCTACACGTTCATCCTCGAGGGCACGAAGGAGCTGCCGCGGCGGGTTCTGCACCCGAAGCGCAAGACGATCGGTCTGAGAGTCCCCGACCATCCGGTGGTCGCCGCGCTGCTCGCCGAACTGGACGAGCCGATCCTGACTTCGACGCTGCTGCTGCCGGGCGAGGATCTGCCGTTGACCGACGCGGAGGAAATCCGCGACCGCATGGAAAAACAGGTGGAACTCGTCATCGAAGCCGGCTTCTGCGGGCCGGAGGTAACGACCATCATCGACCTGACCTCAGGCGTTCCGGTGCTCGTCCGGGCGGGGAAGGGCGATCCGTCACCGTTCGGTCTCGAAGCATAG
- a CDS encoding peptidoglycan DD-metalloendopeptidase family protein yields the protein MAFVILSAGTLTQSRMHTISARVFAGVIIAIVLAALAGGFALGYMVDGKVRNPPQAAPVLPVESQSDLLIGRFGELAGRMVQLQAEAAALTERIGAIKDFEARINENVAAAAPPGRIAKTPLGSPAGGPLLRPVPARPPELPQVGLMPPQLPPAVALDGKPEGLLAGELAEMERDIERLAQTLAGLDRLATGYSLAHMSFPGRSPVAGFGISSGFGNRSDPFRRRLAFHSGVDFPAPAGTQISASAGGRVIFAGRRPDYGLTVEIDHGAGLATRYAHASKLHVKVGQVVLPGDRIASIGSTGRSTGAHLHFEVMKDGLIVDPASYLAQF from the coding sequence ATGGCTTTTGTCATTCTTTCCGCCGGGACGCTGACACAATCGCGAATGCATACGATCAGCGCCCGGGTTTTTGCCGGCGTCATCATCGCGATCGTGCTCGCGGCGCTTGCCGGCGGTTTCGCGCTTGGTTACATGGTTGACGGCAAGGTCCGGAATCCTCCCCAAGCCGCGCCGGTGCTGCCTGTTGAGTCGCAAAGCGACCTGCTGATCGGCCGTTTCGGCGAGCTGGCCGGGCGCATGGTCCAGTTGCAGGCCGAGGCGGCCGCGCTGACGGAGCGGATCGGCGCAATCAAGGATTTCGAAGCGCGGATCAACGAAAACGTCGCCGCCGCCGCGCCACCGGGCCGTATCGCAAAAACGCCGCTCGGTTCCCCGGCCGGCGGGCCGCTGTTGCGGCCGGTTCCCGCGCGCCCGCCAGAGCTGCCGCAGGTCGGCCTGATGCCGCCACAGTTGCCGCCTGCTGTGGCACTCGACGGCAAGCCGGAAGGACTGCTGGCCGGAGAGCTCGCAGAAATGGAGCGCGACATCGAGCGCCTCGCGCAGACGCTCGCCGGACTGGATCGGCTCGCCACCGGCTACAGCCTCGCTCACATGTCTTTCCCCGGCCGCTCCCCGGTCGCCGGCTTCGGGATCTCGTCCGGGTTCGGCAACCGCAGCGATCCGTTCCGGCGTCGTCTCGCCTTCCACAGTGGGGTCGATTTTCCGGCGCCGGCGGGCACGCAGATTTCCGCCAGCGCAGGCGGGCGCGTGATCTTCGCCGGGCGCCGCCCGGACTACGGCCTGACCGTCGAGATCGACCACGGCGCCGGTCTCGCGACGCGCTACGCGCACGCGTCGAAGCTCCACGTGAAAGTCGGCCAGGTCGTGCTGCCGGGGGACAGGATCGCATCGATCGGTTCCACCGGGCGATCGACAGGCGCACACCTGCATTTCGAAGTCATGAAGGACGGTCTGATCGTCGATCCGGCGTCGTACCTCGCGCAGTTCTGA
- the rluB gene encoding 23S rRNA pseudouridine(2605) synthase RluB: MSTPKKSKRPLRPPTKKNAETAGAGRHPPGPPPRAGGRPSTPGAGEGARLARPPRAAAPGGGGRGEQENTAFAEPERLQKVLAQIGIGSRREIEEWVVAGRISVNGLPAELGQKIGPGDRVKYNGKLIPLRFTVRTPRVLIYHKPEGEIVSREDPEGRPTVFERLPILRKGRWIAVGRLDFNTSGLLLFTNDGTLANRLMHPRYELEREYAVRLLGQLNDEQIESLKTGIQLEDGLARFTSISDEGGEGANHWYRVTLSEGRNREVRRMFEAVGLTVSRLMRVRYGPVALSSRLKRGMWMEMPEAEVCVLAGLPKPQGQAARPGEQVRKTRLHRTTPR; this comes from the coding sequence TTGTCGACACCAAAGAAATCGAAGCGGCCGCTGCGGCCCCCCACGAAGAAGAACGCTGAGACGGCGGGGGCGGGCAGGCATCCGCCGGGGCCTCCGCCGCGTGCCGGCGGGCGCCCGTCGACGCCCGGCGCGGGGGAAGGTGCGCGGCTCGCACGTCCGCCGCGCGCCGCCGCGCCCGGGGGCGGGGGGCGCGGCGAACAGGAAAACACGGCATTTGCCGAACCCGAGCGGCTGCAGAAAGTGCTGGCGCAGATCGGCATCGGCTCGCGTCGCGAAATCGAGGAATGGGTGGTTGCCGGGAGAATCTCGGTCAATGGCCTGCCGGCCGAACTCGGCCAGAAAATCGGCCCGGGTGATCGCGTCAAATACAACGGCAAGCTGATTCCGTTGCGTTTCACGGTGCGCACGCCGCGCGTGCTGATCTATCACAAGCCCGAAGGCGAAATCGTCTCGCGCGAGGACCCGGAGGGTCGCCCGACGGTGTTCGAGCGGCTGCCGATCCTGCGCAAGGGGCGCTGGATCGCGGTCGGGCGGCTCGACTTCAATACCTCGGGCCTGCTCCTGTTCACGAACGACGGCACGCTGGCCAACCGCCTGATGCATCCGCGCTACGAACTCGAGCGTGAATACGCGGTGCGCCTGCTCGGGCAGCTCAACGACGAACAGATCGAATCGCTGAAGACCGGCATCCAGCTCGAGGACGGTCTCGCGCGATTCACGTCGATCTCCGACGAGGGCGGCGAGGGAGCCAACCACTGGTACCGGGTGACCCTTTCCGAAGGCCGGAACCGGGAAGTCCGGCGCATGTTCGAGGCGGTAGGTCTCACCGTCAGCCGGCTGATGCGGGTGCGCTACGGTCCGGTGGCGTTATCGTCGCGGCTCAAGCGCGGCATGTGGATGGAGATGCCGGAAGCCGAGGTGTGCGTGCTGGCCGGCTTGCCGAAGCCGCAGGGCCAGGCCGCGCGCCCCGGCGAGCAGGTGCGCAAGACGCGCCTGCACCGCACCACTCCGAGATGA
- the gcvT gene encoding glycine cleavage system aminomethyltransferase GcvT: MAKHTPLHAVHVAAGARMVDFAAWDMPVNYGSQIEEHHVVRRDAGMFDVSHMLGLDLDGPDATTWLRGLLANDVTKLHEPGKALYSCMLNPDGGVIDDLIVYYFSPTSYRIVVNAGTADKDVAWMRQRIAASGANVTLESRRDLAMIAVQGPNARDKTWAALPDMRAASEGLKPFSAARIGDVLIARTGYTGEDGFEITLPAARAEAVWNALAAAGVKPCGLGARDTLRLEAGMNLYGQDMDETVSPLDAGLAWTVDLKDESRDFVGRAALVANPARRKVLGLILEDKGVLRAHMTVFTAAGEGETTSGSFSPSLEKSIAFARLPLGVEPGGVVEVDIRGRRLKARTVKLPFVRNGKALV; encoded by the coding sequence GTGGCAAAACACACCCCTCTTCACGCCGTTCATGTCGCCGCCGGCGCCCGCATGGTCGATTTCGCCGCCTGGGACATGCCGGTGAACTACGGCTCGCAGATCGAGGAACACCATGTCGTGCGCCGCGACGCGGGAATGTTCGATGTCTCGCACATGCTCGGCCTCGACCTCGACGGCCCGGACGCGACGACGTGGCTGCGCGGCCTGCTCGCGAACGACGTGACCAAGCTGCACGAGCCGGGCAAGGCGCTGTACAGCTGCATGCTCAATCCCGACGGCGGCGTCATCGACGACCTGATCGTCTATTACTTCTCCCCGACTTCATACCGCATCGTCGTCAATGCCGGCACTGCCGACAAGGACGTCGCCTGGATGCGCCAGCGCATCGCGGCAAGCGGCGCGAACGTCACGCTCGAGAGCCGCCGCGACCTGGCGATGATCGCAGTGCAGGGGCCGAACGCGCGCGACAAGACCTGGGCGGCGCTGCCCGACATGCGCGCCGCAAGCGAAGGCCTGAAGCCGTTTTCGGCCGCCCGCATCGGCGACGTGCTGATCGCGCGCACCGGCTATACCGGCGAGGACGGTTTCGAAATCACGCTGCCGGCCGCGCGCGCCGAAGCAGTCTGGAACGCGCTTGCCGCGGCGGGCGTCAAGCCCTGCGGGCTCGGCGCACGCGACACGTTGCGCCTCGAAGCCGGCATGAACCTGTACGGGCAGGACATGGACGAGACGGTCTCGCCGCTCGACGCCGGCCTCGCCTGGACCGTCGACCTGAAAGATGAATCGCGCGATTTCGTCGGTCGCGCCGCGCTCGTCGCGAACCCTGCCCGCCGCAAGGTGCTCGGCCTGATCCTCGAGGACAAGGGCGTGTTGCGCGCGCACATGACGGTATTCACCGCCGCCGGCGAAGGCGAGACCACCAGCGGCAGTTTCTCGCCGTCGCTCGAAAAATCGATCGCCTTCGCCCGCCTGCCGCTCGGCGTCGAGCCGGGCGGGGTGGTCGAAGTCGACATCCGCGGTCGTCGCCTGAAGGCCCGCACGGTCAAGCTGCCGTTCGTGCGCAACGGCAAGGCGCTGGTCTGA
- a CDS encoding bactofilin family protein yields MFGRKRNKAIQVTKLSSLVADNLEIVGDVVFSGGLRVDGKIEGNVLGKEGERSLLVVSNRGSITGRVRVHDAVVNGRIDGDLEVEHFLELQAGARISGNIIYRQLQMDCGAVVDGQLEKAEETTADKKVVDISVAASHPARATEQ; encoded by the coding sequence ATGTTCGGACGCAAGCGCAACAAGGCAATCCAGGTCACCAAGCTGTCCAGCCTGGTCGCCGACAATCTCGAAATCGTCGGCGACGTGGTGTTTTCCGGGGGCTTGCGGGTCGACGGAAAGATCGAAGGCAACGTCCTCGGCAAGGAGGGTGAACGCAGTCTCCTCGTTGTCAGCAACAGGGGGTCGATCACCGGGCGGGTTCGCGTTCATGACGCGGTCGTCAATGGCCGGATTGATGGCGACCTGGAAGTCGAACATTTTCTCGAACTGCAGGCGGGTGCCCGCATTTCGGGAAACATCATCTACCGGCAGTTGCAGATGGACTGTGGCGCCGTTGTCGACGGGCAACTCGAGAAGGCGGAGGAGACCACCGCAGACAAGAAGGTCGTCGACATCTCGGTCGCAGCCTCGCACCCGGCACGCGCGACCGAACAATAA
- a CDS encoding site-2 protease family protein translates to MDSLISTIAIWALPVLLAITLHEAAHGYVARHFGDPTADLAGRITLNPFKHIDPIGTILVPGAILTLSSLFGGGGVLFGWAKPVPVDFSRLRQPKADMLWVAAAGPFVNFMMAIGWAVLFKVALSMPHSVYTIPMMKMADAGMQINAVLMLLNLLPIPPLDGGRIAVSLLPHRLAWKYSRIEPYGFPILLVLLFTGVLGQLLWPMMAAFRLLLATLFGF, encoded by the coding sequence ATGGATTCGCTGATCTCCACCATTGCCATCTGGGCGCTGCCGGTGCTGCTTGCGATCACCCTCCACGAGGCGGCGCACGGATACGTGGCGAGGCATTTCGGCGATCCGACCGCGGATCTGGCCGGTCGCATCACGCTGAACCCGTTCAAGCATATCGATCCGATCGGCACGATCCTCGTCCCCGGGGCGATCCTGACGCTCAGCAGCCTGTTCGGCGGCGGAGGCGTGCTGTTCGGCTGGGCCAAGCCGGTGCCGGTGGATTTCAGCCGCCTGCGCCAGCCCAAGGCGGACATGCTGTGGGTCGCGGCGGCGGGACCGTTCGTGAATTTCATGATGGCGATCGGTTGGGCAGTGCTGTTCAAGGTCGCCCTGAGCATGCCGCACAGTGTCTACACGATACCGATGATGAAGATGGCCGACGCGGGCATGCAGATCAACGCGGTGCTGATGCTGCTGAACCTGCTGCCCATTCCGCCGCTGGACGGGGGCCGGATCGCGGTGAGCCTGCTGCCGCACCGGCTGGCGTGGAAATATTCGCGGATCGAGCCGTACGGCTTTCCGATCCTTCTCGTGCTGCTGTTCACCGGGGTGCTCGGACAGTTGCTGTGGCCGATGATGGCCGCCTTCCGGCTCCTTCTTGCGACGCTTTTTGGATTTTAA
- the scpB gene encoding SMC-Scp complex subunit ScpB — MQPTTPEDYKRVVEAALLAASAPLPVADLRQLFDADPGADFVRRVLEDLRADWSDRGAELVQVASGWRFQTRPEYQVFLDRLKQEKPPRYSRAVLETLAIIAYRQPVTRGDIEDIRGVAVSPNVLKTLESRGWIDIVGHRDTPGRPALFATTRRFLDDLGLRSLSELPALTEIERIMDLVDTKEIEAAAAAPHEEER, encoded by the coding sequence ATGCAGCCGACGACGCCTGAAGACTACAAACGGGTCGTCGAGGCGGCCCTGCTCGCGGCATCGGCACCTCTTCCGGTCGCCGATCTGCGGCAGTTGTTCGACGCAGACCCGGGGGCGGACTTCGTCCGGCGCGTGCTCGAGGACCTGCGCGCCGACTGGTCGGATCGCGGCGCGGAACTGGTGCAGGTGGCCTCCGGCTGGCGATTCCAGACGCGGCCGGAATACCAGGTCTTCCTCGACCGGCTGAAGCAGGAAAAGCCGCCGCGATATTCGCGTGCAGTGCTGGAGACGCTGGCGATCATCGCCTACCGTCAACCGGTGACGCGTGGCGACATCGAGGACATCCGCGGCGTCGCCGTTTCGCCGAACGTGCTCAAGACGCTGGAATCGCGCGGCTGGATCGACATCGTCGGTCACCGCGACACCCCCGGCCGGCCCGCGCTGTTCGCGACCACCCGGCGCTTTCTCGACGACCTCGGGCTGCGCAGCCTGAGCGAATTGCCCGCGCTAACCGAAATTGAAAGGATCATGGACCTTGTCGACACCAAAGAAATCGAAGCGGCCGCTGCGGCCCCCCACGAAGAAGAACGCTGA
- a CDS encoding 3',5'-nucleoside bisphosphate phosphatase, with product MNADLHCHSTMSDGWLTPAEVVRRASANGVTLLALTDHDEVGGLDEAIATAAEVGIRLVPGVEISVSFSGETVHVVGLGVDHRHPRLLAGLAEVRAGRDGRAVRIGAALEAAGIHGALGGARKFARNPALVSRAHFARHLVASGLMPDVSTVFRHYLARGKPGYVEHEWATLEDAVDWIHAAGGIAVIAHPARYRFAEAELEALFDRFAACGGEAVEVVSGAHSDAEVLRFASVARRRKLLASRASDFHGEKESPVDLGRCSPLPPDLVPVWSRLE from the coding sequence ATGAACGCCGATCTGCACTGCCACTCCACGATGTCCGACGGCTGGCTCACGCCCGCGGAGGTCGTGCGGCGCGCGTCGGCCAATGGGGTGACGCTGTTGGCGCTGACCGATCACGACGAGGTCGGCGGTCTCGACGAGGCCATCGCGACCGCGGCCGAAGTCGGGATAAGGCTGGTGCCGGGTGTCGAGATATCAGTTTCCTTCAGCGGCGAGACGGTGCACGTGGTCGGCCTGGGGGTTGATCATCGTCATCCCCGACTGCTTGCCGGACTCGCCGAAGTGCGGGCCGGCCGGGACGGGCGGGCGGTGCGCATCGGCGCGGCGCTGGAAGCGGCAGGGATCCACGGGGCGCTCGGAGGCGCGCGAAAATTCGCCCGTAACCCGGCGCTCGTGAGCCGCGCGCATTTCGCGCGCCACCTCGTCGCGAGCGGCCTGATGCCCGACGTCAGCACGGTGTTCCGCCACTATCTCGCGCGCGGTAAGCCGGGGTACGTCGAGCACGAATGGGCAACGCTCGAAGACGCGGTGGACTGGATCCACGCCGCGGGCGGCATCGCGGTCATCGCCCACCCGGCGCGCTACCGCTTTGCCGAGGCCGAACTCGAGGCCCTGTTCGACCGCTTCGCGGCATGCGGTGGCGAAGCGGTCGAAGTGGTGTCCGGAGCGCATAGCGACGCGGAAGTGCTCAGGTTCGCGAGTGTTGCCCGTCGCCGCAAGCTGCTCGCGTCGCGCGCTTCCGATTTCCACGGCGAAAAGGAAAGCCCGGTCGATCTCGGGCGCTGTTCGCCGCTGCCGCCGGATCTCGTGCCGGTATGGTCGCGACTGGAATGA
- the gcvH gene encoding glycine cleavage system protein GcvH yields MSNVPAELKYTKSHEWIRVEADGSLTIGVTDHAQEALGDVVFLELPEAGRQVAAGEACAVIESVKAASDIYAPVDGEVIASNQDAVDAPESVNADAYAAWLFKLKPANAGDVAALLDTQGYQAEIANA; encoded by the coding sequence ATGAGCAACGTTCCCGCCGAGCTGAAATACACCAAGTCCCACGAATGGATCCGCGTCGAAGCCGACGGCTCACTGACGATCGGCGTCACCGACCACGCGCAGGAAGCGCTCGGCGACGTGGTTTTCCTCGAACTGCCGGAAGCCGGTCGGCAAGTGGCAGCCGGCGAGGCCTGCGCCGTCATCGAATCGGTCAAGGCGGCTTCCGACATCTACGCGCCGGTCGATGGCGAAGTCATCGCATCGAACCAGGACGCCGTCGACGCGCCGGAGTCGGTCAATGCGGACGCCTACGCGGCGTGGCTGTTCAAGCTCAAGCCGGCCAACGCCGGCGACGTCGCGGCGCTGCTCGACACCCAGGGCTACCAGGCCGAGATCGCGAACGCCTGA
- a CDS encoding tryptophan--tRNA ligase, with translation MYAERVLSGMRPTGRLHLGHYHGVLKNWVKLQAEYPCLFFVADWHALTTAYDSPQIIADSVWDMLVDWLAAGVDPQKATFFIQSKVPAHAELHLLMSMFCPLGWLERVPTYKDQQEKLEHKDLSTYGFLGYPLLMSADILLYRADKVPVGEDQLPHVEFTREIARRFNHLYGREPGFEDNAKEAMKKLGAKGARLFDELRTRFQQDGDAAARDQGRLLIEDAKSLGHVDRERLHGYLEGTGKMVLVEPGALLTEAARMPGLDGQKMSKSYGNTIFLREEADSISKKIRTMQTDPARVRRTDPGDPDKCPVWQFHLIYSDDGVRAWVQDGCRSAGIGCLECKQPVIDAILKEQAEMRERAQPYVEDPALLRRIMAEGCERASELAEETMRDVRAAMGLSYS, from the coding sequence ATGTACGCAGAACGTGTTCTTTCAGGCATGCGCCCGACCGGGCGACTCCATCTCGGCCATTACCACGGCGTGCTCAAGAACTGGGTCAAGCTGCAGGCGGAATACCCGTGCCTGTTCTTCGTCGCCGACTGGCATGCGCTGACGACCGCCTATGACAGCCCGCAGATTATCGCGGACAGCGTCTGGGACATGCTGGTCGACTGGCTCGCGGCCGGTGTCGATCCGCAGAAGGCGACGTTCTTCATCCAGTCCAAAGTGCCCGCGCACGCGGAACTCCACCTGCTGATGTCGATGTTCTGCCCGCTCGGCTGGCTCGAGCGCGTGCCGACATACAAGGATCAGCAGGAAAAACTCGAGCACAAGGACTTGTCGACTTACGGCTTCCTCGGCTATCCGCTGCTGATGTCGGCTGACATCCTGCTCTACCGCGCCGACAAGGTGCCGGTCGGCGAAGACCAGCTGCCGCACGTCGAGTTCACGCGCGAGATCGCGCGGCGCTTCAATCATCTGTATGGGCGCGAGCCGGGGTTCGAGGACAACGCGAAGGAGGCGATGAAGAAGCTCGGTGCGAAGGGCGCGCGGCTGTTCGACGAGTTGCGCACGCGCTTCCAGCAGGACGGGGACGCGGCCGCGCGCGATCAGGGCAGGCTGCTGATCGAGGACGCGAAGAGCCTCGGCCACGTCGATCGCGAACGGCTGCACGGTTATCTCGAGGGGACCGGCAAGATGGTGCTCGTCGAACCCGGCGCACTGCTGACCGAAGCCGCACGCATGCCCGGCCTTGACGGCCAGAAAATGTCGAAGAGCTACGGCAACACGATTTTCCTGCGCGAGGAGGCCGACTCGATCTCGAAGAAGATCCGCACGATGCAGACCGATCCGGCGCGTGTGCGCCGAACCGACCCGGGCGACCCTGACAAGTGCCCGGTGTGGCAGTTCCACCTGATCTATTCGGACGACGGCGTGCGGGCGTGGGTGCAGGACGGCTGTCGCAGCGCGGGCATCGGCTGCCTCGAGTGCAAGCAGCCGGTCATCGACGCGATCCTGAAGGAGCAGGCCGAGATGCGCGAGCGCGCCCAGCCCTACGTCGAGGATCCGGCCCTGCTGCGCCGGATCATGGCCGAGGGCTGCGAGCGTGCGAGCGAGCTTGCCGAGGAGACGATGCGCGACGTCCGCGCGGCAATGGGGCTTTCGTACTCCTGA